A single Curtobacterium sp. MCJR17_020 DNA region contains:
- a CDS encoding amidohydrolase family protein, translating to MSAAHPSAAHPRADHSVVVHSARVVVPMTAPPIADGAVAVQDGRILHVGDRSWVVDQLAGSGATFTERQWRGALLPGLVNAHSHLQYTGMASVGTRQYDGFEDWAAAFNEVYAEPHDWRAEAAAGAAASIRAGVTSIADIVTDIEASTALEDAGLGGIAYWEVMDWENDAWQSHGRDQVLDELARIPTTPGAGLSPHAPYSLEVAPLLELPDIVRQRGLRLHLHLGEAAFEGERIALGPVPGLDGVDGVGHGNDWHLANVPSFRALRALGFGASATAFVDRLGVLGPDCHIAHGVYMTAADRALLRARGTAVALCPRSNAVIGLDPPPVADYLREGSPIAIGTDSLSSSPSLDLMADVTALHRIARAQGYGHRDLHERLLAAATLGGAHAMGLAVGPDRIGHLAVGARADLAVFDVDARTVPDALAELVEDGAGRASATVIRGVVRAVDGALTGVPTSSPDRPARPVIPVEES from the coding sequence ATGAGCGCCGCGCACCCGAGCGCCGCGCACCCGCGTGCCGACCACTCCGTCGTCGTGCACTCGGCGCGCGTGGTCGTGCCGATGACCGCGCCGCCGATCGCCGACGGCGCGGTCGCGGTGCAGGACGGCCGCATCCTGCACGTCGGCGACCGGTCCTGGGTCGTCGACCAGCTCGCCGGCTCGGGTGCGACGTTCACCGAACGGCAGTGGCGCGGAGCCCTCCTGCCGGGCCTCGTCAACGCGCACTCGCACCTGCAGTACACCGGCATGGCCAGTGTCGGCACCCGGCAGTACGACGGATTCGAGGACTGGGCGGCCGCCTTCAACGAGGTCTACGCCGAACCGCACGACTGGCGTGCCGAAGCGGCCGCCGGCGCCGCGGCCTCGATCCGCGCGGGCGTCACGAGCATCGCGGACATCGTCACCGACATCGAGGCCTCCACCGCGCTCGAGGACGCCGGGCTCGGCGGCATCGCCTACTGGGAGGTGATGGACTGGGAGAACGACGCGTGGCAGTCGCACGGCCGCGACCAGGTGCTCGACGAGCTCGCCCGGATCCCGACCACCCCCGGCGCCGGTCTGTCGCCGCACGCGCCGTACTCGCTCGAGGTCGCGCCCCTCCTCGAACTCCCCGACATCGTCCGGCAGCGCGGACTCCGGCTGCACCTGCACCTCGGCGAAGCTGCCTTCGAGGGGGAGCGCATCGCCCTCGGACCGGTCCCCGGACTCGACGGCGTCGACGGCGTCGGCCACGGCAACGACTGGCACTTGGCGAACGTGCCCTCGTTCCGGGCACTGCGAGCCCTCGGGTTCGGGGCGAGCGCCACCGCGTTCGTCGACCGGCTCGGAGTGCTCGGCCCGGACTGCCACATCGCGCACGGCGTCTACATGACCGCTGCCGACCGTGCGCTCCTGCGCGCCCGCGGCACCGCCGTCGCCCTGTGCCCGCGGTCGAACGCCGTCATCGGCCTCGACCCGCCGCCCGTCGCCGACTACCTGCGCGAGGGCAGCCCGATCGCCATCGGCACCGACTCGCTGTCGTCGTCGCCGTCCCTCGACCTGATGGCCGACGTCACCGCCCTGCACCGGATCGCCCGCGCCCAGGGCTACGGGCACCGGGACCTGCACGAGCGGCTCCTGGCTGCCGCGACCCTCGGTGGCGCGCACGCCATGGGCCTCGCCGTCGGCCCGGACCGCATCGGCCACCTCGCCGTGGGCGCCCGCGCCGACCTGGCCGTCTTCGACGTCGACGCCCGGACCGTGCCCGACGCACTCGCCGAGCTCGTCGAGGACGGTGCCGGGCGTGCGTCCGCGACCGTCATCCGCGGGGTCGTCCGGGCCGTCGACGGAGCACTGACCGGCGTGCCCACGTCATCGCCCGACCGCCCTGCCCGCCCTGTCATCCCTGTGGAGGAATCATGA
- a CDS encoding adenosylhomocysteinase, producing the protein MPPGPDPETRSWASAAVRRFAAVTNLLVAARRFRIVGGDPRDAAALHGLLTGLGARPAAEHEPIDQLWCLGSPDDSTPVIEREAHRPRGATLIVIDAGRHLPAVDEDAFGPVVTARPGVLGVPMLSDDVFLVSTGRDPEDDPAADARLRWARRSMPVSRAVAAELRDGGLLRGTRIGVAMFLEPKTAVLSLLLRDAGAEVVVYAHADETDDAVAASLRAAGLTVHASSTASLPEQKALALAMLDTRPHILLDDGSHVIRLAHQERPDLLPTMLGAAEETTSGLRPLRVMASRGELGIPVIAVNDARTKTFFDNRYGTGQSTVFAVLDLVDGLPSGMHRVRPGPTPPVPDRRASGGPAVPVGRGAAVVAGFGHVGEGVALVLSALGFRVTVAETDPVRALQALFAGHAVAPLAEAVQDADLVVSATGVADTIDLRVLRSCADGAVVAVAGGADHEVALDDARAAGAELRPVGPKAERLVFPDAEGGPIVLDGGGCINITAAEGNPIEIMDLSFAAQLGAVRMLLERGDELERAVVPIDPAVDDATARVALAAFGARPVPPVHLAEHPADREPDARTRRFGDPA; encoded by the coding sequence ATGCCGCCAGGACCCGACCCCGAGACGCGATCCTGGGCGTCGGCGGCCGTCCGACGCTTCGCCGCGGTCACGAACCTGCTCGTCGCGGCCCGTCGGTTCCGCATCGTCGGTGGTGACCCCCGCGACGCCGCGGCACTGCACGGGCTGCTCACCGGACTCGGCGCCCGTCCGGCCGCGGAGCACGAACCGATCGACCAGCTCTGGTGCCTCGGTTCCCCCGACGACTCCACCCCCGTCATCGAGCGCGAGGCGCACCGCCCCCGCGGCGCCACGCTCATCGTGATCGACGCCGGCCGGCACCTGCCCGCGGTCGACGAGGACGCCTTCGGCCCCGTCGTCACCGCCCGCCCGGGCGTGCTCGGCGTCCCGATGCTCTCCGACGACGTCTTCCTGGTCTCCACCGGCCGCGACCCCGAGGACGACCCGGCCGCCGACGCCCGGCTGCGCTGGGCACGACGCTCGATGCCCGTCTCGCGCGCGGTCGCCGCCGAACTCCGCGACGGCGGGCTGCTCCGCGGCACCCGCATCGGCGTCGCGATGTTCCTCGAGCCGAAGACGGCGGTGCTGAGCCTGCTCCTCCGCGACGCCGGTGCCGAGGTCGTCGTCTACGCGCACGCCGACGAGACCGACGACGCCGTGGCCGCGTCGCTCCGGGCAGCGGGACTCACGGTGCACGCGAGCAGCACGGCCTCGCTACCGGAGCAGAAGGCGCTCGCCCTCGCGATGCTCGACACCCGGCCGCACATCCTGCTCGACGACGGTTCCCACGTCATCCGGCTCGCCCACCAGGAGCGTCCGGACCTGCTGCCGACGATGCTCGGCGCGGCCGAGGAGACCACGAGCGGCCTCCGACCCTTGCGCGTGATGGCGTCGCGGGGCGAGCTCGGCATCCCCGTGATCGCCGTCAACGACGCCCGCACCAAGACGTTCTTCGACAACCGGTACGGCACCGGGCAGTCGACGGTGTTCGCAGTGCTCGACCTGGTCGACGGGCTCCCGTCCGGCATGCACCGAGTGCGGCCTGGGCCCACGCCGCCGGTTCCGGACCGACGCGCCAGCGGCGGGCCGGCCGTGCCGGTGGGGAGAGGCGCGGCGGTCGTCGCCGGGTTCGGGCACGTCGGCGAGGGGGTCGCGCTGGTGCTCTCCGCCCTCGGGTTCCGGGTCACGGTCGCCGAGACGGATCCGGTGCGCGCCCTGCAGGCGCTCTTCGCCGGTCACGCCGTCGCGCCGCTCGCCGAGGCGGTGCAGGACGCCGACCTCGTGGTGAGCGCCACCGGGGTCGCCGACACCATCGACCTGCGCGTGCTGCGATCGTGCGCGGACGGGGCCGTCGTCGCCGTCGCGGGTGGGGCCGACCACGAGGTCGCGCTCGACGACGCCCGCGCCGCCGGAGCCGAACTGCGGCCAGTGGGTCCGAAGGCCGAGCGCCTCGTGTTCCCCGACGCCGAGGGCGGGCCGATCGTGCTCGACGGCGGCGGGTGCATCAACATCACGGCGGCCGAGGGCAACCCGATCGAGATCATGGACCTGTCCTTCGCCGCGCAGCTCGGGGCCGTCCGCATGCTGCTGGAGCGCGGCGACGAACTGGAGCGAGCCGTCGTGCCCATCGATCCCGCGGTCGACGACGCGACCGCCCGCGTGGCGCTCGCCGCGTTCGGAGCGCGCCCCGTTCCTCCCGTCCACCTTGCCGAACACCCTGCGGACCGCGAGCCGGACGCCCGGACGCGTCGTTTCGGAGACCCGGCATGA
- a CDS encoding glutaredoxin domain-containing protein — translation MSDASTTEVFDKVTMFGADWCRDCRRSKALLDTMGVDYEYVDVEQDLSAADRAEAISGRKNIPVVVLPNGKHFVEPSDAELRAELEASGAV, via the coding sequence ATGAGCGATGCATCCACGACCGAAGTGTTCGACAAGGTGACGATGTTCGGTGCGGACTGGTGCCGCGACTGCCGCCGGTCCAAGGCGCTGCTCGACACCATGGGTGTCGACTACGAGTACGTCGACGTCGAGCAGGACCTGTCGGCGGCCGACCGTGCCGAGGCGATCAGCGGGCGGAAGAACATCCCCGTCGTGGTGCTGCCGAACGGCAAGCACTTCGTCGAGCCGTCGGACGCCGAGCTGCGCGCCGAGCTCGAGGCCTCCGGCGCCGTCTGA
- a CDS encoding amidohydrolase family protein, producing MIIDAHHHLWDPADRPYPWMDDSVAPIRRRFDVDDLRAATRDTGVTRTIVVQAVHDPDETAWLLEQPDPVAGVVGWVDLTAPDVADRIAAVRALPGGDRLVGIRHLAQDEPDPDWLGRSDVARGVRSLAGAGLVFDVLVRAREHAAALALVDAVPDASFVLDHAGKPDIAHDDAESAAAWRGRMTDFAARPNVTCKVSGLFTEAGPDWRDRPVEQYAREVVEQFGPDRAMFGSDWPVSTLATGYADVVQRTTDALADLSTTEHDAVFGGTAERIYLVPGTTQT from the coding sequence GTGATCATCGACGCTCACCACCACCTCTGGGACCCCGCCGACCGGCCGTACCCCTGGATGGACGACTCCGTCGCCCCGATCCGCCGCCGGTTCGACGTGGACGACCTCCGTGCGGCGACGCGGGACACCGGCGTGACGCGGACCATCGTCGTGCAGGCCGTGCACGATCCCGACGAGACCGCCTGGCTCCTCGAGCAGCCCGACCCCGTCGCGGGCGTCGTCGGCTGGGTGGACCTGACCGCGCCGGACGTGGCGGACCGGATCGCCGCCGTCCGTGCGCTCCCCGGCGGTGATCGCTTGGTCGGCATCCGGCACCTGGCACAGGACGAACCGGACCCGGACTGGCTCGGCCGCTCGGACGTCGCCCGCGGGGTGCGATCCCTCGCCGGTGCCGGCCTGGTGTTCGACGTCCTCGTCCGAGCGCGGGAGCACGCCGCTGCGCTGGCCCTGGTCGACGCCGTCCCCGACGCGTCGTTCGTCCTGGACCACGCCGGCAAGCCGGACATCGCGCACGACGATGCCGAGTCGGCGGCGGCCTGGCGCGGACGGATGACCGACTTCGCCGCACGGCCGAACGTCACGTGCAAGGTCTCCGGCCTGTTCACCGAGGCCGGCCCGGACTGGCGAGACCGCCCCGTCGAGCAGTACGCCCGCGAGGTCGTGGAGCAGTTCGGCCCCGATCGGGCGATGTTCGGCTCGGACTGGCCGGTGTCGACCCTGGCGACCGGGTACGCCGACGTCGTGCAGCGGACGACGGACGCACTCGCCGACCTGTCGACGACCGAGCACGACGCCGTCTTCGGCGGCACCGCGGAACGCATCTACCTTGTCCCGGGGACCACGCAGACATAG
- a CDS encoding fumarylacetoacetate hydrolase family protein, with the protein MQFARLGPVGSEIPVAIDTDGEVVDLRSITSDISGAFLASDPVGRVDHARSAGDLTIIGRDRADGMRRGAPIARPGKVVCIGLNYRDHAAETGADIPTEPIVFMKDPMTVIGPDDEVLIPRNSTKTDWEIELAIVIGRTARYCETDADAEASIAGYAIANDVSEREFQLERGGQWDKGKSCETFNPLGPWLVTPGSLADAGLDPAALALRLTVNGEVRQDGTTADMIFRPAEIVRYLSRFMVLYPGDVISTGTPAGVALAGHAPYLQPGDVVELTADGLGSQRQTVGAA; encoded by the coding sequence ATGCAGTTCGCACGACTCGGCCCGGTGGGGAGCGAGATCCCCGTGGCCATCGACACCGACGGCGAGGTCGTCGACCTCCGCTCGATCACCAGTGACATCAGCGGGGCCTTCCTGGCCTCGGACCCGGTCGGCCGCGTCGACCACGCCCGCAGCGCCGGCGACCTGACGATCATCGGCCGAGACCGGGCCGACGGCATGCGCCGCGGGGCACCGATCGCTCGCCCCGGCAAGGTCGTGTGCATCGGCCTGAACTACCGCGACCACGCCGCCGAGACCGGCGCCGACATCCCCACCGAACCGATCGTGTTCATGAAGGACCCGATGACGGTGATCGGCCCCGACGACGAGGTCCTGATCCCCCGGAACAGCACGAAGACCGACTGGGAGATCGAGCTCGCGATCGTCATCGGGCGCACGGCTCGGTACTGCGAGACCGATGCGGACGCCGAGGCCTCCATCGCCGGCTACGCGATCGCGAACGACGTGTCCGAGCGCGAGTTCCAGCTCGAGCGCGGTGGGCAGTGGGACAAGGGGAAGTCCTGCGAGACCTTCAACCCGCTCGGCCCGTGGCTGGTGACGCCAGGGTCGCTCGCCGACGCCGGCCTCGACCCCGCGGCACTCGCGCTCCGGCTGACCGTCAACGGCGAGGTCCGGCAGGACGGGACCACCGCCGACATGATCTTCCGTCCTGCGGAGATCGTCCGGTACCTGTCCCGGTTCATGGTGCTGTACCCCGGCGACGTCATCAGCACGGGGACCCCGGCGGGCGTCGCGCTGGCGGGACACGCGCCCTACCTGCAGCCTGGCGACGTCGTCGAGCTCACCGCTGACGGGCTCGGCTCGCAGCGCCAGACGGTCGGAGCAGCCTGA
- a CDS encoding SDR family oxidoreductase, translating into MADATGNTGNTGGTGSARSAGSHDGVRAIVTGGASGIGAAIAAALQDRGATVAVLDLQPSAVDGFLSATCDVSDDASVRTAVATAVEQLGGLDVLVNNAGIGAQGTVEDNDDDEWRRVYEVNVLGAVRLSRAALPHLRASGNASIVNTCSIAATAGLPQRALYSATKGAIAALTRAMAADHIREGIRVNAVNPGTADTPWVARLLSTAGDPAAERAALEARQPHGRLVQAEEVAEAVAYLTSPLARSTTGVDLAVDGGMQALRLRPA; encoded by the coding sequence ATGGCGGACGCAACCGGCAACACCGGCAACACCGGCGGCACCGGCAGCGCTCGCAGCGCCGGCAGCCACGACGGCGTCCGGGCCATCGTCACCGGGGGCGCGTCCGGCATCGGCGCAGCGATCGCCGCCGCCCTGCAGGACCGCGGTGCGACGGTCGCCGTGCTCGACCTGCAGCCGTCGGCCGTCGATGGGTTCCTCTCGGCCACGTGCGACGTCAGCGACGACGCCTCGGTCCGCACCGCCGTCGCCACCGCCGTCGAGCAGCTCGGCGGCCTCGACGTCCTGGTCAACAACGCCGGCATCGGCGCACAGGGCACGGTCGAGGACAACGACGACGACGAGTGGCGCCGCGTGTACGAGGTCAACGTCCTCGGTGCCGTCCGGTTGTCGCGGGCCGCGCTCCCCCACCTGCGGGCCTCGGGCAACGCGAGCATCGTGAACACCTGCTCGATCGCCGCCACCGCCGGGCTGCCCCAGCGGGCGCTGTACTCGGCGACCAAGGGTGCGATCGCCGCCCTGACCCGCGCGATGGCCGCCGACCACATCCGCGAGGGCATCCGCGTCAACGCCGTCAACCCGGGCACCGCCGACACCCCGTGGGTCGCGCGGTTGCTGTCGACCGCGGGCGACCCGGCCGCCGAGCGCGCTGCCCTCGAAGCCCGGCAGCCGCACGGTCGGCTCGTGCAGGCGGAGGAGGTCGCCGAGGCGGTCGCCTACCTCACGAGCCCGCTCGCCCGGTCCACGACGGGCGTCGACCTGGCCGTCGACGGCGGGATGCAGGCCCTCCGGCTGCGGCCCGCCTGA
- a CDS encoding FadR/GntR family transcriptional regulator, whose amino-acid sequence MASLTDDAIARIQQMIVSGELQPGQRLPPEKELSESLGLSRNSLREAVKALELIRVLDVRRGDGTYVTSLEPGVLLEAVSFVVDMHHDRSLVDLLEVRRILEPASAVLATARASEQQIDELATLMQSVGEDTGVEDLVAHDLLFHSTIAGIGGNQYLSGLLDALSSKTVRVRVWRGLTQNGSVQRTLDEHAAIVDAIRRRDPQLVQALVVSHVEGVERWLRRSLD is encoded by the coding sequence GTGGCGTCGCTGACCGACGATGCGATCGCGCGCATCCAGCAGATGATCGTGAGCGGTGAGCTCCAACCCGGGCAGCGCCTCCCGCCCGAGAAGGAACTGAGCGAGTCGCTCGGCCTGTCCCGGAACAGTCTGCGCGAGGCCGTGAAGGCCCTTGAGCTCATCCGCGTGCTCGACGTCCGCCGCGGCGACGGCACCTACGTGACGTCGCTGGAACCGGGCGTCCTGCTCGAGGCCGTGTCGTTCGTCGTCGACATGCACCACGACCGGTCCCTCGTCGACCTGCTCGAGGTCCGCCGCATCCTCGAGCCCGCGTCCGCCGTCCTGGCCACCGCGCGGGCCTCGGAGCAGCAGATCGACGAGCTCGCCACGCTGATGCAGTCCGTCGGCGAGGACACCGGCGTCGAGGACCTCGTCGCGCACGACCTGCTGTTCCACTCGACGATCGCGGGCATCGGCGGCAACCAGTACCTGTCCGGGCTGCTCGACGCCCTGTCGAGCAAGACCGTGCGGGTGCGGGTCTGGCGGGGGCTGACGCAGAACGGCTCGGTGCAGCGCACCCTCGACGAGCACGCCGCCATCGTGGACGCCATCCGACGCCGGGATCCGCAGCTCGTGCAGGCGCTCGTGGTGTCGCACGTCGAGGGTGTCGAGCGCTGGTTGCGGCGCTCCCTCGACTGA
- a CDS encoding GlsB/YeaQ/YmgE family stress response membrane protein, translating into MIGLIISLIIIGLIAGAIARLVIPGKQNIGILMTIVLGIIGSFVGGFLGYLIFNHDANDSFFQPAGIIGSIIGAIIVLFIYTRFAGRGAKTR; encoded by the coding sequence GTGATCGGTCTCATCATCAGCTTGATCATCATCGGACTCATCGCCGGCGCCATCGCCCGGCTCGTCATCCCCGGTAAGCAGAACATCGGCATCCTCATGACGATCGTCCTGGGCATCATCGGCTCGTTCGTCGGTGGGTTCCTGGGGTACCTGATCTTCAACCACGACGCCAACGACAGCTTCTTCCAGCCGGCTGGCATCATCGGTTCGATCATCGGCGCCATCATCGTGCTGTTCATCTACACGCGTTTCGCCGGCCGCGGCGCCAAGACCCGCTAG
- a CDS encoding aldo/keto reductase gives MKDLDLDLDRGPFWFGGAGIGNLLRPVSDDDARATVDAAWEAGVRGFDTAPHYGLGLSERRLGAALADRPRDSFLVSTKVGRLLVPGRGDGDDMASGGFAVPNDTVRQWDPSPMGVRRSLDESLGRLGLDHVDIAYLHDPDVYSLEDGLTQALPTLAELRDEGVVRAVGVGSNSVEALDAAVSTGLCDVVMLAGRYTLLEQPAADLVDRCASLGVAVVAVGVYNSGLLGQDRPDATATYDYATAPAALVARANAIADVCARHGVTLPEAALAFPRRAAAVAAIALGAQSAEQVRSNVARAVAVVPKALWEDLRAAGLLSA, from the coding sequence ATGAAGGACCTCGACCTCGACCTCGACCGCGGTCCGTTCTGGTTCGGCGGCGCCGGCATCGGCAACCTGCTGCGCCCGGTGTCCGACGACGACGCCCGTGCCACCGTCGACGCTGCCTGGGAGGCCGGCGTGCGCGGGTTCGACACCGCGCCGCACTACGGCCTCGGGCTGTCGGAGCGGCGGCTCGGGGCGGCGCTCGCCGACCGCCCGCGCGACTCGTTCCTGGTGTCGACGAAGGTCGGGCGGCTGCTCGTCCCCGGGCGGGGGGACGGCGACGACATGGCCTCCGGCGGGTTCGCGGTGCCGAACGACACCGTGCGGCAGTGGGACCCGTCGCCGATGGGCGTTCGGCGGTCACTGGACGAGTCGCTCGGACGGCTCGGACTCGACCACGTCGACATCGCGTACCTGCACGACCCCGACGTGTACTCGCTCGAGGACGGCCTGACGCAGGCGCTGCCGACGCTCGCCGAGCTGCGGGACGAGGGTGTCGTCCGGGCCGTCGGCGTCGGGTCGAACTCGGTCGAAGCCCTCGACGCCGCGGTGTCCACCGGGCTCTGCGACGTGGTCATGCTCGCGGGACGGTACACACTGCTCGAACAGCCGGCGGCGGACCTCGTCGACCGGTGCGCCTCGCTCGGCGTCGCGGTCGTCGCGGTCGGTGTCTACAACTCGGGACTACTCGGGCAGGACCGGCCGGACGCCACGGCGACGTACGACTACGCCACGGCGCCGGCGGCACTCGTCGCGCGGGCGAACGCGATCGCCGACGTCTGCGCGCGGCACGGGGTCACGCTGCCCGAAGCGGCGCTGGCGTTCCCGCGCCGTGCGGCTGCGGTCGCCGCGATCGCCCTCGGCGCGCAGTCCGCCGAGCAGGTGCGCTCGAACGTCGCCCGGGCCGTGGCCGTGGTGCCGAAGGCCCTGTGGGAGGACCTGCGCGCCGCGGGCCTGCTCAGCGCCTGA
- a CDS encoding L-rhamnose mutarotase, giving the protein MQRILSRTRLRAGNEAAYDAVHASIPPALAARLRDAGVHDWTVWRDGQDLVHLIEVEDYRAMRRALADDPVNAEWQETINPLLEADDDYSGNDDGVPRVWSLADQVDA; this is encoded by the coding sequence ATGCAGCGCATCCTGTCGAGGACCCGGCTGCGGGCGGGGAACGAGGCCGCGTACGACGCCGTGCACGCTTCGATCCCGCCCGCGCTCGCGGCCCGACTGCGCGACGCCGGCGTGCACGACTGGACGGTGTGGCGGGACGGGCAGGACCTGGTCCACCTGATCGAGGTCGAGGACTACCGCGCGATGCGCCGGGCGCTCGCCGACGACCCGGTCAACGCGGAGTGGCAGGAGACGATCAACCCCCTGCTCGAAGCCGACGACGACTACTCGGGGAACGACGACGGCGTGCCGCGGGTCTGGTCCCTGGCGGACCAGGTGGACGCATGA
- a CDS encoding alpha-L-fucosidase, with amino-acid sequence MTITAPAEPQTATDASGLPAWFTHDRFGMFIHWGLYALPARHEWVKNRERITDADYQKYFDHFDPDLFDAADWARRAREAGMKYVVLTTKHHEGFCLWDSKLTDYKSTNTPFGRDIVREFVDAVRAEGLRVGFYHSLIDWHHPDFTVDGVHPRRDDSPEEIEAFNQGRDMSRYREYLHGQVEELLTDYGQVDYLFYDFSYRDNDHEDIWGGKGRDDWGSSELLELTRRLQPGIIVNDRLDLPGDIVTPEQYQPDKPMEVDGAQVPWEACQTLNGSWGYDRDNVNLKPVDLLVRMLVDGVSNNGNMLLNIGPTGRGEFDGVSRQTLDGIGTWMHQHARSVYGAGPSSFVAPRNTVYTQNGNRLYLHLFAWPFEHVHLPDLAGRVAYAQLLNDASELHFREIPPGTRAQNTGLGGQPAGTLTLTLPIVRPDVAVPVVELFLRD; translated from the coding sequence ATGACCATCACCGCACCTGCAGAGCCGCAGACCGCGACCGACGCGAGCGGCCTGCCCGCCTGGTTCACCCACGACCGGTTCGGCATGTTCATCCACTGGGGGCTGTACGCCCTGCCGGCACGGCACGAGTGGGTGAAGAACCGCGAACGGATCACCGACGCCGACTACCAGAAGTACTTCGACCACTTCGACCCCGACCTGTTCGACGCCGCCGACTGGGCCCGCCGTGCTCGCGAAGCCGGCATGAAGTACGTCGTGCTCACCACGAAGCACCACGAGGGCTTCTGCCTCTGGGACAGCAAGCTCACCGACTACAAGTCCACGAACACCCCGTTCGGCCGCGACATCGTGCGCGAGTTCGTCGACGCCGTCCGGGCCGAGGGGCTGCGGGTCGGCTTCTACCACTCGCTCATCGACTGGCACCACCCGGACTTCACCGTCGACGGCGTGCACCCGAGGCGCGACGACTCGCCCGAGGAGATCGAGGCGTTCAACCAGGGCCGCGACATGTCGCGCTACCGGGAGTACCTGCACGGGCAGGTCGAGGAGCTGCTCACCGACTACGGGCAGGTCGACTACCTGTTCTACGACTTCTCGTACCGGGACAACGACCACGAGGACATCTGGGGCGGCAAGGGTCGGGACGACTGGGGATCCTCGGAGCTGCTCGAACTGACCAGGCGGCTCCAGCCCGGCATCATCGTCAACGACCGGCTCGACCTGCCGGGCGACATCGTCACCCCGGAGCAGTACCAGCCGGACAAGCCGATGGAGGTCGACGGCGCCCAGGTGCCGTGGGAGGCCTGCCAGACGCTCAACGGGTCGTGGGGCTACGACCGCGACAACGTGAACCTCAAGCCCGTCGACCTGCTCGTCCGCATGCTCGTCGACGGCGTCTCGAACAACGGGAACATGCTGCTCAACATCGGCCCCACCGGCCGCGGCGAGTTCGACGGGGTCTCGCGTCAGACCCTCGACGGCATCGGGACGTGGATGCACCAGCACGCCCGCTCCGTCTACGGCGCCGGACCGTCGTCGTTCGTCGCGCCGCGCAACACCGTGTACACGCAGAACGGCAACCGCCTGTACCTGCACCTGTTCGCGTGGCCGTTCGAGCACGTGCACCTGCCCGACCTGGCCGGACGCGTCGCCTACGCCCAACTGCTCAACGACGCGTCGGAGCTGCACTTCCGCGAGATCCCGCCGGGGACCCGTGCGCAGAACACCGGGCTCGGCGGGCAGCCGGCGGGGACGCTGACGCTCACGCTGCCGATCGTGCGACCCGACGTCGCCGTGCCGGTGGTCGAACTGTTCCTGCGCGACTGA
- a CDS encoding carbohydrate ABC transporter permease has protein sequence MSEAVRGHVAATTSNRTVNPRAVARTKSAPRPGRVRHAIGYALLCLVTLLFVSPLIYMVATSLKPADQVFTTPPTLWGRSLEWDNYVQAFTYLPFARFILNGVFVAAVGTAINVAVAVLSGYAFSRLRWRGRNTVFLLFLVTLMIPQDVLVIPMYVMMQGFGWVDTFQALIIPWAFTALGAFLVRQFFLTVPQELDDAARVDGAGAIRTFFSVMMPLARPTMAVLAVFSFISYWNSFLWPLVIVNDVEARGTIPLGLQQFFGQQGSEWNLVMAASVISMLPTVILLVLLQKHLVKGIVTSGLGGR, from the coding sequence ATGAGTGAAGCGGTCCGCGGGCACGTCGCTGCCACGACGTCGAACCGAACGGTCAACCCCCGTGCCGTCGCCAGGACGAAGTCCGCGCCACGACCGGGGCGGGTCCGGCACGCGATCGGGTACGCCCTGCTCTGCCTCGTCACACTCCTGTTCGTCTCGCCGCTCATCTACATGGTCGCGACGAGCCTCAAGCCCGCCGACCAGGTGTTCACCACCCCGCCGACGCTCTGGGGTCGCTCGCTCGAGTGGGACAACTACGTGCAGGCGTTCACCTACCTGCCGTTCGCCCGCTTCATCCTCAACGGCGTGTTCGTCGCTGCGGTCGGGACGGCCATCAACGTCGCCGTGGCCGTGCTCTCCGGGTACGCGTTCTCACGGTTGCGCTGGCGCGGCCGGAACACGGTGTTCCTGCTGTTCCTCGTCACGCTGATGATCCCGCAGGACGTCCTCGTCATCCCGATGTACGTGATGATGCAGGGCTTCGGCTGGGTCGACACGTTCCAGGCGCTCATCATCCCGTGGGCGTTCACGGCCCTCGGCGCGTTCCTGGTCCGGCAGTTCTTCCTGACCGTGCCGCAGGAACTCGACGACGCCGCCCGGGTCGACGGAGCCGGTGCGATCCGGACCTTCTTCTCGGTGATGATGCCGCTCGCCCGACCGACCATGGCCGTCCTCGCGGTGTTCTCGTTCATCTCGTACTGGAACTCGTTCCTCTGGCCCCTCGTCATCGTCAACGACGTCGAGGCCCGGGGCACCATCCCACTCGGCCTGCAGCAGTTCTTCGGCCAGCAGGGCTCCGAGTGGAACCTCGTGATGGCGGCGTCGGTGATCTCGATGCTGCCCACCGTGATCCTGCTCGTCCTGTTGCAGAAGCACCTCGTCAAGGGCATCGTCACCAGCGGCCTCGGCGGCCGGTGA